Proteins from one Plasmodium cynomolgi strain B DNA, chromosome 10, whole genome shotgun sequence genomic window:
- a CDS encoding hypothetical protein (putative) translates to MDENKKVFYSYVDNMHRKNEEIHKIMDMKEKIKKEEQKKIEESQRIIKNNQVSIDTVDDAHKAKELTCVNLKKEISIQKRKLQILNTLLGELPDVIQGEEGKYSEFKKKSRKEIGELMKTLESPLYTSSADDIWDKIKECQSNTDQLNSAIYQAHDELALLKTEYNSSKEKFRDLVEVERNKNKKLKKISATLQFIQNLKKGTNGKSNDEGDLKKRLEEINDLYR, encoded by the exons aTGGACGAGAATAAAAAGGTGTTTTACAGCTACGTTGACAACATGCACAGGAAAAACGAGGAGATACACAAAATAATGGacatgaaggagaaaatcaaaaaggaggagcaaaaaaaaatagaggagTCCCAGagaattatcaaaaataacCAAGTTTCCATAGACACCGTTGATGATGCACATAAAGCTAAGGAGCTGACTTgtgtaaatttaaaaaaggaaatatccATCCAGAAAAGGAAGCTGCAAATTTTGAATACCCTCTTGGGAGAATTGCCCGATGTTATCCAGGGAGAGGAGGGAAAATACAGCGAATTTAA GAAGAAGTCCCGCAAGGAGATAGGCGAACTGATGAAGACCCTGGAGTCGCCACTTTACACGAGCAGCGCCGATGACATTTgggacaaaataaaggaatgTCAATCCAACACCGATCAGCTAAATAGTGCAATATACCAGGCGCACGACGAATTGGCACTCCTAAAAACGGAGTATAATAGTTCCAAGGAGAAATTCAGA GACCTCGTCGAGGTAGAGCggaacaaaaataagaagctaaaaaaaatatcagccACACTGCAG ttcattcaaaatttaaaaaaaggcacaaatggaaaatcAAACGACGAAggagatttaaaaaaaaggttagaAGAAATAAACGATTTGTACAGGTAA
- a CDS encoding ATP-dependent helicase (putative) codes for MNKAGTLRNVNSGQEQIILSKNSQRHYNSVQPQTVEHFLCKNEKGDDQNGGTCFFKKDQTFSKLLVHPTLVDELKKNNITIPSLIQFDLLQYYNKCFPMLRNIIIGAENGIGKTLSYIIFVLNHILKQSSRQNRVFVLIFQYSGLLTRQCLQVVRRLSRNFKVKSTTLNPNPLNPTTLNPTTLNHTPIPPVNLNPNESLILITSPVRFATYMKENEDAVTPFLKNLDFLIMDEVDVMFDDPYVKHIKALYQQMSKLANTKYISIVTSSTLCNKGKKSVYQNINKYVTDAVLIKTNYLHNVHPLVNYHFVNLPIYTVSEKKKAIKRIMSKENYKKTLIFCNTITSCNNAFSQLSSLFEDIYLFNSSLKKEDQFAILEVFKNSERCILVTTDIIHRGVDIKGITHLFHLDAPTNIVVYTHRNGRISRGASTGDIYLFNDSDNLVTKKIYELHKKNVKFEDIFSRKRSLRKNYKRDLKKSKQGEGKSGQSPQSST; via the exons atgaacaaagcaG GAACTCTTCGAAATGTGAATTCGGGGCAGGAACAAATTattctttcaaaaaattcgCAGAGGCATTACAACAGTGTGCAGCCCCAAACGGTGGAACACTTtctatgcaaaaatgaaaaaggagatgaccaaaatggagggacatgtttttttaagaagGACCAAACGTTTTCCAAATTACTTGTTCATCCAACCCTAGTTGAtgaattgaagaaaaataacatcacCATTCCGTCACTCATTCAGTTCGACTTGTTGCAGTATTATAATAAGTGCTTCCCCATGCTgcgaaatattattattggtGCTGAAAATGGGATTGGCAAAACCTTGTCCTacatcattttcgttttgaACCACATTTTGAAGCAATCCAGCAGGCAGAACAGAGTCTTCGTCTTGATTTTTCAGTATAGTGGGTTGCTCACTAGGCAGTGCCTCCAAGTCGTTCGACGCCTCTCCAG AAACTTCAAGGTGAAGAGCACCACCCTGAATCCTAACCCCCTGAACCCTACCACCTTGAACCCTACCACCCTGAACCATACCCCCATACCCCCCGTGAACCTGAACCCAAACGAAAGCCTCATTCTGATCACCTCCCCCGTGAGGTTCGCCACCTACATGAAGGAAAACGAAGACGCAGTAACTCCCTTTCTCAAAAATCTAGACTTTCTCATAATGGACGAAGTGGATGTCATGTTCGACGACCCATATGTGAAACACATCAAGGCGCTTTACCAACAAATGAGTAAATTAGCCAACACGAAATACATCTCCATAGTAACATCTTCCACCCTGTGcaataaggggaaaaagtcAGTGTACCAAAACATCAACAAGTATGTAACAGACGCCGTTTTGATAAAGACGAACTACCTGCACAATGTACACCCCCTTGTGAACTACCACTTTGTAAATTTGCCCATATACACTgttagtgaaaaaaaaaaagccataaAAAGGATCATGTcgaaagaaaattacaaaaaaactCTCATCTTTTGCAATACAATTACCAGCTGTAATAATGCATTTAGTCAGTTGAGCTCCCTTTTTGAGGACATCTACCTTTTCAATTCATCGTTAAAGAAGGAAGATCAGTTTGCCATTCTGGAAGTTTTCAAGAACTCAGAGAGGTGCATCCTCGTGACCACTGATATAATTCACAGAGGGGTGGACATCAAGGGAATTACGCACCTCTTTCACTTGGACGCCCCCACCAACATTGTGGTTTACACGCATAG AAACGGAAGAATCTCCAGGGGAGCCAGCACAGGAGACATATACCTTTTTAATGACTCGGACAACTTGGtaaccaaaaaaatttacgagcTTCACAAAAAGAACGTCAAATTTGAAGACATCTTTAGCAGGAAAAGGTCTTTGCGAAAGAATTATAAAAgggacttaaaaaaatccaaGCAGGGGGAAGGGAAGTCGGGGCAGAGTCCCCAGAGTTCTACGTAA